A genomic segment from Ignavibacteriales bacterium encodes:
- a CDS encoding nitrous oxide reductase accessory protein NosL: protein MRIKNFILVTSLITILISACSKGPQPINYGEDECEFCKMMVMDKRYGAELVTDKGKIYFFDSIECLVGYLDNKKLNNNNYSSVWVGNYANPGNLIDASIAIYLKNDELRSPMGLNVLAVESVEQYESIFNQYGGKQLNFKDLFELVREM from the coding sequence ATGAGAATTAAGAATTTTATTCTGGTAACATCATTGATTACAATTTTAATCAGTGCATGCAGTAAGGGCCCTCAACCAATCAATTACGGAGAAGACGAATGTGAGTTCTGCAAAATGATGGTTATGGATAAACGATATGGTGCTGAGTTGGTTACAGATAAGGGTAAGATTTATTTTTTTGATTCAATAGAATGTTTAGTTGGTTATTTAGATAATAAAAAATTAAATAATAATAATTATTCTTCCGTGTGGGTTGGCAACTATGCTAATCCTGGAAATCTTATAGATGCAAGTATAGCTATTTATTTAAAGAATGACGAACTTCGTAGTCCGATGGGATTGAATGTGCTTGCCGTCGAAAGTGTAGAACAATACGAATCTATTTTTAATCAATACGGTGGAAAACAATTAAATTTTAAGGATTTGTTTGAGCTAGTTAGAGAAATGTAA
- a CDS encoding radical SAM protein, producing the protein MKILLVDILRTSLEEVWPSAEHSLGLMYLSSSLKNYFKDAVAIKILTLISKPGQSFNDRKTLLEQLNEFNPNVVGLRSLSIGQVAFHEAIQTIKKWDIKCIVVAGGPYPTDDPEGSLSSGYLDCTVIGEGEATFNDFIERIINNKEWKEIEGIAFRNNGKVIKTLPRKYLDNIDTLPMPDYSLIDLEQFSNQFLTFTSKISKPHANIMTTRGCPYRCAYCHNILGKKFRVRSPESVLEEIRYIHDNFGITDFQIIDDIFNLDIERAKRICDLIIQSKMKLTFSFPNAIRGDRMDEELIDKMVGAGTKFTSIAVETGSPRLQKLIQKNLNLDKVFKTIEYTAKAGIITRGFFMLGFPTETEEELNQTIEYAKASSLLGATFFTVVYFPGTELYKLAQSLGYFKNSDYNVSRDYVNVGEGPYNYSLKTLTEMKKKAIREFAFTPKRLGEALKLLPNYFTQREIDGFFMAYVVSSRAKLEDIEDKEVKNILRRYFVIADNFSKKNEFYV; encoded by the coding sequence ATGAAAATTTTACTTGTTGATATTCTACGCACCTCTCTTGAAGAAGTATGGCCCTCTGCAGAACATTCTCTTGGGCTGATGTATTTGTCGTCCTCATTAAAAAATTATTTTAAAGATGCAGTTGCAATAAAAATCTTAACACTTATTTCAAAACCTGGTCAATCTTTTAATGATAGAAAAACATTATTGGAACAACTTAATGAGTTTAATCCAAATGTCGTAGGGTTAAGAAGTTTATCTATTGGTCAGGTTGCATTCCATGAAGCAATCCAGACAATAAAGAAATGGGATATTAAATGTATAGTTGTCGCTGGAGGACCTTACCCAACAGATGATCCTGAAGGTTCACTCAGTTCAGGCTATTTAGACTGCACGGTTATCGGAGAAGGTGAGGCGACATTTAATGACTTTATAGAAAGAATAATTAATAACAAAGAATGGAAAGAGATCGAGGGAATAGCATTCCGGAATAATGGAAAAGTAATAAAGACTTTACCGAGAAAATATCTTGACAATATAGATACACTTCCAATGCCGGATTATTCCTTAATTGATTTAGAGCAGTTTTCTAATCAGTTTCTAACTTTCACATCTAAAATATCCAAACCTCACGCAAACATAATGACCACAAGGGGTTGCCCTTATAGGTGTGCATACTGTCATAATATTCTCGGAAAAAAGTTTAGAGTAAGATCGCCTGAGAGTGTTTTGGAGGAAATCAGATATATTCACGACAATTTTGGAATAACAGACTTTCAGATTATTGATGATATCTTTAATCTGGATATTGAGAGGGCAAAAAGAATATGTGATCTGATCATTCAAAGTAAAATGAAATTGACTTTTTCCTTCCCTAATGCAATTCGTGGTGATAGAATGGATGAGGAATTAATTGATAAAATGGTAGGAGCAGGGACCAAATTCACTTCAATTGCAGTTGAAACAGGGTCCCCAAGACTGCAGAAGCTTATTCAAAAAAATTTGAACCTTGATAAAGTATTTAAGACAATTGAATATACTGCAAAGGCAGGCATAATAACACGCGGGTTTTTTATGCTCGGTTTTCCTACTGAAACAGAAGAGGAACTAAATCAAACAATCGAATATGCTAAAGCATCATCACTTCTTGGAGCTACATTTTTTACTGTCGTTTATTTCCCCGGAACTGAGCTTTATAAATTAGCCCAATCTTTGGGATACTTTAAGAATAGTGATTATAACGTTTCAAGAGATTATGTAAATGTAGGTGAAGGACCATATAATTATAGTCTGAAAACATTAACAGAAATGAAGAAGAAAGCCATTAGAGAATTTGCATTTACCCCAAAACGACTCGGTGAAGCTCTTAAATTGTTACCTAATTACTTTACTCAAAGAGAAATTGATGGCTTTTTTATGGCTTATGTAGTTAGTTCACGTGCTAAATTAGAAGATATAGAAGATAAGGAAGTCAAAAATATTTTAAGAAGATATTTCGTGATAGCTGATAATTTTTCGAAGAAAAATGAATTTTATGTCTGA
- a CDS encoding ABC transporter ATP-binding protein yields the protein MIALKNIKKRFGKFHVLKNISLSVQPGKITAIVGPNGSGKTTIIKSILGLVKPDSGDITINSKSIVGEHLYRKNIGYMPQVASFPENLTVQEVIKMISDLRDEKINIESNLIEILNLIPEMSKQIKNLSGGNKQKLSAYIALIFNPSIIILDEPTAGLDPVASSNLKQRILEECSNGKTIILTSHIMSEIEELADNILFLIDGRIVFDGEVKDLIESSGENKLEKAIANMMTENANGTYN from the coding sequence TTGATTGCACTAAAGAACATTAAAAAGAGATTTGGAAAATTTCATGTGTTGAAAAATATCTCACTTTCTGTTCAGCCTGGAAAAATTACAGCTATTGTTGGTCCCAATGGTTCGGGTAAGACAACAATCATTAAATCGATACTTGGTTTAGTTAAACCAGATAGTGGAGATATTACTATCAATAGCAAATCAATCGTAGGTGAACACCTTTACAGAAAAAACATCGGGTATATGCCTCAGGTTGCAAGTTTTCCTGAAAACTTAACTGTGCAGGAAGTAATTAAAATGATTTCTGATTTAAGAGATGAAAAAATAAATATTGAATCAAATCTGATCGAAATTTTAAACTTAATTCCTGAAATGAGTAAGCAAATAAAAAATCTTTCAGGCGGAAACAAACAGAAGCTTAGTGCTTACATTGCACTGATATTTAATCCCTCAATAATAATTCTGGATGAGCCGACCGCAGGACTTGATCCTGTTGCTAGCAGTAATCTTAAGCAAAGAATTTTAGAAGAGTGTTCTAATGGGAAAACAATAATTCTTACTTCTCACATTATGAGCGAGATAGAAGAGCTTGCCGATAATATTTTATTCCTGATTGATGGAAGAATTGTATTTGATGGGGAAGTGAAAGACTTAATTGAATCAAGCGGTGAAAACAAATTAGAAAAAGCAATTGCTAATATGATGACAGAAAATGCGAATGGAACTTATAACTAA
- a CDS encoding acyl carrier protein: MINIITDIEENLLAYIQKECLSKNNKIVPGFEDNLFDAGIVDSAGLISFIAYIEKEYKITVPDEDLLPENFKSVSVIAKYIRSQKYN; the protein is encoded by the coding sequence ATGATAAACATTATAACTGATATTGAAGAAAATCTCTTAGCTTATATCCAGAAAGAATGTCTGTCTAAAAACAATAAAATTGTTCCAGGATTTGAAGACAATCTTTTTGATGCAGGAATAGTAGATTCAGCAGGATTAATATCATTTATCGCCTACATAGAAAAAGAATATAAGATAACAGTTCCGGACGAAGATCTTCTTCCAGAGAATTTTAAATCAGTTTCAGTTATTGCTAAATATATTCGTTCGCAAAAATATAATTAA
- a CDS encoding HAD-IIIC family phosphatase, with the protein MSLIKKCLVWDLDNTLWDGICLEEKVKVKPEISDTIKELDSRGILNSIASRGDEDLALSILEQNKLKDYFLVPQINWLPKSQNILKISSELNLSLDAIAFIDDDKFELEQISYMLPEVLTFHAEEAKNLPMRSYFSPLEITVEAQKRRKLYQAELERKIAEENYKSRKDFLISCRMRLILRPMKECDITRVLELMTRTHQLNTTGLIFSKDELIELFHQGNGNTNIVVTELEDKFGWYGIIGVAMYETKNLLWKLIYLAISCRVMGRGIERAILITLVRQAISNNFKVIEADFIDTGRNKMMRALYQMAGFVGKKNIEKSSPIKFYTVENNLAQIPEWLEIA; encoded by the coding sequence ATGAGCTTGATAAAAAAATGTCTTGTCTGGGATCTTGACAATACTCTTTGGGACGGTATTTGTCTTGAAGAAAAAGTCAAAGTTAAGCCGGAAATATCCGACACTATTAAAGAATTAGATAGCAGAGGGATCCTCAATTCAATAGCTAGTCGCGGAGACGAGGATCTGGCTTTAAGTATTTTAGAGCAAAATAAGCTTAAAGATTATTTTCTTGTTCCCCAGATTAATTGGTTGCCTAAATCACAAAATATTCTAAAAATATCTTCCGAATTAAATCTGTCACTTGATGCAATCGCTTTTATTGATGACGATAAATTTGAGCTAGAACAGATTTCGTATATGCTTCCCGAAGTATTGACATTTCATGCTGAAGAAGCAAAAAATCTTCCAATGCGTTCCTACTTTTCACCATTAGAAATTACTGTAGAAGCGCAAAAGAGAAGAAAATTGTATCAAGCAGAATTAGAGCGGAAGATAGCAGAAGAGAATTACAAATCGCGTAAAGATTTTTTAATCTCATGCCGTATGAGATTAATACTGAGACCGATGAAGGAATGCGACATCACGAGAGTGCTAGAACTTATGACCCGTACACATCAGCTGAACACTACTGGTTTAATTTTTAGTAAAGACGAATTAATTGAACTATTTCATCAGGGAAATGGGAATACTAATATTGTTGTGACAGAGCTTGAGGATAAATTCGGATGGTATGGCATTATCGGTGTTGCTATGTATGAAACAAAAAACCTTTTATGGAAGCTAATATATCTTGCCATATCGTGTCGCGTAATGGGACGTGGTATTGAGAGAGCTATTTTAATTACTTTGGTTCGTCAGGCTATATCGAATAATTTCAAAGTAATTGAAGCAGATTTTATAGACACTGGTAGAAATAAAATGATGAGAGCGCTATATCAAATGGCAGGATTTGTTGGGAAAAAGAACATTGAAAAATCAAGTCCAATAAAATTTTATACCGTTGAAAATAATCTAGCTCAAATCCCTGAGTGGTTGGAGATAGCATGA
- a CDS encoding ABC transporter permease subunit, with the protein MELITKIIKFELSNTIRSKWIIVYSVFFLLLTFLLFNFEEDTNKAALSLMNIILIVIPLVSVIFGTMYVYNSIDYIQMVLCQPINRKSLFVGLYLGNAIPLAFGFLFGTLLGVILSGFSFLGYESISILLEIGFALTFIFTSIAFLIAIKVSDKARGLGIAIVIWLMLSVIYDGLVLFVIYYFRDYPIENIVLGISLLNPIDLARIFFILDFNISALMGYTGALFNKFFGSSLGTLLSIIMMIIWFVLPMLFGLKSFHKKDF; encoded by the coding sequence ATGGAACTTATAACTAAAATCATAAAATTCGAACTGAGTAATACAATTAGAAGTAAGTGGATAATTGTTTACTCTGTCTTCTTTCTGCTGCTAACATTTCTTTTATTCAATTTTGAAGAAGACACCAACAAAGCGGCACTAAGTTTAATGAACATTATCCTGATTGTAATTCCACTCGTAAGCGTAATATTCGGTACGATGTATGTTTATAACTCAATCGACTATATTCAAATGGTGTTATGTCAACCGATAAATAGAAAATCACTATTTGTCGGATTGTATTTAGGTAACGCAATTCCTTTAGCATTTGGATTTTTATTTGGAACACTACTGGGTGTAATATTAAGTGGTTTTTCATTTTTGGGATATGAATCAATTTCAATTCTGCTCGAGATTGGTTTTGCACTGACATTCATCTTTACTTCAATTGCATTTCTAATAGCCATAAAGGTTTCTGATAAAGCAAGGGGACTCGGGATTGCGATTGTCATCTGGCTGATGCTTTCAGTTATTTATGATGGATTGGTTCTTTTTGTGATATATTATTTTAGAGATTATCCAATAGAAAATATTGTACTGGGAATAAGTCTATTAAATCCTATCGATCTTGCAAGAATATTCTTTATACTCGACTTTAATATTTCCGCTTTAATGGGTTATACAGGCGCATTATTCAACAAGTTTTTTGGAAGTTCACTTGGAACTCTACTATCAATAATTATGATGATTATCTGGTTTGTACTCCCAATGTTATTCGGATTAAAAAGTTTCCATAAAAAAGATTTTTAA
- the nosD gene encoding nitrous oxide reductase family maturation protein NosD has translation MSLILKIFITSLLITLLLTNSHAKKIFVDKKSDISTIKSAIALAKPFDEIIIGEGIYAEGNIIIEKPLRIIGKNYPTIDGEGHHEIFTVHSDNVFIAGIVFKNAGVDYLKENAAVRFENVKNGEVTDCKFYGNFFGIYLAKSNRCKIKNNHIESYGEKEASSGNGIHMWNCREIDVANNRITGHRDGIYLEFVKQANITDNYSANNLRYGLHFMFSDSCHYYSNQFEYNSAGVAVMYSHYVEMTKNKFMNNWGPASYGLLLKDITDSKITLNQFIGNTSGIYIEGCNRSEFQNNLFEKNGWAIKLMANSSDNVFTKNNFLSNTFDVSTNSRQNFNTFASNYWNKYQGYDLDKNGIGDIPYRPVKLYSIMVEQNKPSLILLNSLFIELLNVAESVFPSLTPETLLDNTPLLRRVN, from the coding sequence ATGAGTTTAATCCTCAAAATATTTATAACCAGCTTGCTTATTACACTACTCCTCACGAATTCCCACGCTAAGAAAATTTTCGTTGATAAAAAATCTGACATTAGTACAATCAAATCTGCAATTGCGCTTGCAAAACCTTTTGATGAAATAATTATCGGCGAAGGAATTTATGCTGAGGGAAATATAATTATCGAAAAACCTCTTAGAATAATTGGAAAAAACTATCCAACTATAGATGGGGAAGGACATCACGAGATTTTCACTGTTCATTCAGATAATGTTTTTATAGCAGGCATCGTCTTTAAAAATGCAGGTGTAGATTATCTTAAAGAGAATGCCGCTGTAAGATTTGAGAATGTAAAGAATGGGGAAGTAACCGATTGTAAATTCTATGGAAATTTTTTCGGGATATATCTTGCGAAATCTAATAGATGTAAAATAAAGAACAACCACATCGAATCTTATGGCGAAAAAGAAGCTTCATCAGGGAATGGAATACATATGTGGAATTGCAGAGAAATTGATGTTGCAAATAACAGAATAACCGGACACAGAGATGGCATATATCTCGAATTTGTAAAACAAGCAAACATAACAGACAATTACAGCGCAAATAATCTAAGGTATGGTTTGCACTTTATGTTTTCTGATAGCTGCCACTACTATTCAAATCAATTCGAGTACAATAGTGCCGGTGTTGCAGTTATGTATTCGCACTATGTAGAGATGACAAAAAATAAATTCATGAATAATTGGGGTCCAGCTTCCTACGGATTACTTTTAAAGGATATTACAGATAGTAAAATCACACTCAATCAGTTTATAGGAAACACATCAGGCATTTATATTGAGGGATGCAACAGATCTGAATTTCAAAATAATCTTTTTGAAAAGAATGGCTGGGCAATTAAGTTAATGGCCAACTCGTCAGATAATGTTTTTACTAAAAATAATTTTCTATCAAATACATTTGATGTTTCTACAAATAGCAGACAAAACTTTAATACTTTCGCTTCTAATTACTGGAATAAGTATCAAGGTTACGATCTAGATAAAAATGGAATCGGTGATATTCCATATAGACCAGTAAAGCTTTATTCAATTATGGTTGAACAGAATAAGCCGTCATTAATTTTATTAAACAGTTTATTCATAGAACTTTTGAATGTTGCAGAAAGCGTTTTCCCGTCATTAACGCCTGAAACACTTCTGGATAATACTCCTTTGCTTAGGAGAGTAAATTGA
- a CDS encoding Rrf2 family transcriptional regulator — protein sequence MASFFSKKCEYGLQAVLYLASKGDDSLCSAEEISTKLNIPKEFTSKILQDLAEKEIIISRKGRVGGFKLAVKGDQIKLMDIVEAIDGLGIFQNCVMGIQNCNKETKCPIHSEWIEIVNKAYRMLSEKTIDKLIVKSFNIII from the coding sequence ATGGCATCATTCTTTTCTAAAAAGTGTGAGTATGGATTACAAGCCGTATTATATTTAGCTTCTAAGGGAGATGATTCACTATGCTCAGCGGAGGAAATTTCAACAAAGTTAAACATCCCAAAAGAATTCACTTCCAAAATTTTGCAGGATCTTGCAGAAAAAGAAATAATCATTTCGCGCAAAGGTAGGGTTGGTGGATTTAAACTTGCGGTAAAAGGTGATCAAATAAAACTGATGGATATAGTTGAAGCGATTGATGGATTAGGTATATTCCAAAATTGTGTAATGGGTATTCAAAATTGTAACAAAGAAACAAAATGTCCCATTCATTCGGAATGGATCGAAATTGTTAATAAAGCATATAGGATGTTAAGTGAGAAAACGATTGATAAATTAATTGTAAAATCATTTAACATAATTATTTAA